In Afipia carboxidovorans OM5, the sequence CCCGCGTCTTCCAATGCGCTTCTCTCCGCACGCGGCGTGAGCTGCACGTTCACGATCCGCAGCGGGCTGCTTGCGCGCGGCAAAAGCCTCACCGCAGTCGACAACGTCTCGCTTGATATCGCGGAAGGTGAGATCGTCGCGCTGGTCGGCGAATCCGGAAGCGGCAAGAGCACGTTCGCGCGGATTCTGCTGGGCCTGCAGCAGCCCGACCAAGGCGAGGTGCTGATCGCGGGCACGCCGGTGCAATCCGTGCCGCCGTTCGAGCGCGCCAAGCTGGTGCAGCCAGTGTTTCAGGACCCGTATTCATCGCTCAACCCGCGCAAGACCATCGGCCAGAGCATCGGCCGTCCGCTCGAATTGCACGGCACCGCTTCGGCAACCGAACGGCGCAAGATCGTCGAGGAGACGATGGAGCTCGTCGGCCTGCCGAAACGACTGTTCAACAATTATCCCTCGCAGCTTTCCGGCGGGCAGCGCCAGCGCGTCGCCATCGCACGCGCGATCATTCTCAAGCCAAAACTTCTGATCTGCGACGAGCCGACGTCGGCGCTCGACGTATCCGTGCAGGCGCAGATTCTCAATCTGCTGCTCGACCTGCGCGACGAACTCGGGCTGTCCTATCTGCTCATTACGCATGATCTTGCAGTCGTCGATTGCGTCGCGACGCGGATCGCGGTGATGCATCGCGGCCGGATCGTCGAGCTTGGCACCAAGGACGAGGTGCTTTCCGCGCCGCGCGATCCTTACACGCGCACGCTGCTCGGCTCCGTCCTGAAAGTCGAAATACCCGCTTTGCAAGCCCGCGCCGATGCCGGTGCGCGCGCCCCCGACCCCATTCATCTGTTGCGTTAATTTCGAGGACTTACATGACCCAAGTGACCGTGGACGTTCGCAAGCCGCCATTGCCGGAACGCCAGATCGCCGCCACGCCGGGCGGCACCATCAGCTATCGCGAGGCGGGCCAGGGACCGGCGCTGTTTCTGCTGCACGGCATGAACGGCAATTCGCGAAGCTGGACGCAACAACTTGCGGCGTTCTCGGATTCCTATCGTGTCATCGCATGGGACGCGCCGGGCTACGGCCAGTCCGATCCCGTGCTGCCGGAAGCTGATGCCTATGCGGCGCAGGCCGCGCATCTTCTGGACCATCTCAATGTCGAGAAGGCACATGTCATCGGCCACTCCATGGGCGGCGTGATCGCCGAGCGGTTCTGCGCGCGCCATCTCGATCGCGCGGCGTCGCTCGTGCTCTCCGGCACGCATTGGGGCAACGCCGTGCCCGAAGGCACGCCGCTCGCCGCCAAATACGCGCGGCGGCTGCGGGAGCTCGAGGAAATGTCGGCGGAGGAATACGGCAAGGTGCGGGCCGGCAAGATGGTGCCGTCCTCGCCGTCGCCATCGCCCGACGTGCTCGATGAACTCGCGGGCGTTGCTTCGGAAATGAAGCGCGAAGGTCTGTTCAACGGCGGGCAGATGGTCGAGAAGACCGACAACCGGCCGTTCCTCTCCACGCTGAGGCTGCCCGTGCTGATCCTCACCGGCAGCCGCGATCCCGTGGTGACGCCGCAACGCTCCGAAGCGATGATGGAGTATCTGCCCTCCGCGCGCACGGTGAGCCTGCCGGATGTCGGACACGCCGCCTATCTCGAGGCGCCCGAAGCGTTCAATCGCGCGGTGCGCGAATTCCTCGCGACGGTCGAGAGAAGCTAAGCCCGCATCAGCGTCCGGCGTTCGGCCAGCGCAGTCCGCTGCGCGGCAGCGGCTCGGGATGGCGCGCCTTGGGTGCGGGCGCGCGGCGCTTCTTGGCGGGCTTTGCCGCCGCGGGGCGCTCCGCCTTGGCGCCTGCAATCTTGTGGAGCGCCGCATCGGCCGCGCGTTCGCCGGAGATCCATGCGCCCGCGACCGTGCCGCCGAGCGCCTCGTGCAACGCTTCGCCCGCGAAGAACAAGGCTCCGAGCGGCTCGGCGAGAACCCGCCGCGACGGCTGGCCGCCCGGTGCCGCAACCGACATCGCGCCCAGCACATAAGGCTCGGCGCCCCAGCGCGTGACGCTCGCGCGCGTTGTCACTTTGGCAATATCGCCGCCGAACAGATTGCGCAGCCAGTCCTGCGCGAACTCGATCATTGCCGCCTCGCCTTCCGCCGACAATTCGCGGCCGAACGCACCGCCGACATCCACCTGGCACAGCGAGGAGCCACCGGTGTTCGCGAGCAGAAGCCCGGTGCGCGCACTGTGGCTTTGCTCGATCAGCACCTCGTCGCGACCAAGCCCGAGCGGATTGCCCGGAAGATCGAGCGCGATGCGTTCGCGGGTGCCGAGCGAAAGATGCGACAGCGCCTCCGCCTGCCGCTTCGGCAGATCGGGTGTGAACTTGATGACACCCGTATTGAGCACGTTGACCGAGGCGGTGACGATCACTGCCCGCGCGCTCAAATTTCCCGCGCGTGTCTCGAGCTGCACGTCGCGGCCGCTCCAGCGCACGCCCGTCACCGGCGTATTGAGCGCAACCGGCAGCGAGCCTGCGAGGCGCGTAATCAGCGTGCCGACACCCTGACGGCAGGACGCGGCAGGATCGCGCTGTGCGAAGCTCAAGAGATCAGCTGTCGAGAAGCGATCGAGATCATCGCCATTGCTCAGCGGACCGAGCTGGAATTCCACCGTGTTGCGCCACTCGCGCAGATCCTGCGGCAGCGCTTTTGCGACCGCGACATCGGCACGGCCGCGCACGGCCTCGGCCATCGAGCGATTGACCCGCACCATCAGCGCGAGAAAATCCTCCGTCTCGCCCGCGCGCGCATTGCGCCGCCCGATGCGGATGCGCTGGCCGCGCGCCGCCGGCACGACATCGACCTGTTGGCTGCGTGCCAGTTCGGTTAGCGGATTCGACGCGCTCGCATAAAGCGAACGCGCGCCGCGATCGAACGGCACGTCAAATGTCTCCACATCGGTGACGCAACGGCCGCCAAGCCGCGGCGAGGCCTCCAGCATCAGCACCGATTTTCCGGCTGCGGAAATCTTGCGTGCGGCGGCGATTCCGGCGGCACCCGCGCCGATGATCGCAACATCGACCTCACGCGGCAGGCCTGCCGCGCGAGCCGCGCCACGCACACCCGGCATGGCAAGCACGGCTGCGGCAGCCATCAACTCGCGGCGCGTCAAATTCATGTCATGGTTTCCGAAACTTCAATCGCGCGGGGGATGGAGAGACAACTTGCCGCAATGACGCGGCTTTCGCAACGGGCATGGTGAATCGCTGGTGAACTGCATCGGAAAGGATATCAACGAAGTTGCAATCGCTTTACGCAAGACTTAGGAGCAGAACGCAGCAGGCATGGCGGTCCGTCATGTCCCGGGAGGCCATGATGGGCTTCGTGCTCGATACCATCGGCAAGATGCTTGCGGGCTACCTCCAGCGCGAGGTGCCTGGTTACGAGCCATTCACGCCAAGCGAGCCGGAACGGCTGAGCCATCTGCTGCGCGAGGGCGACGTGTTGCTCGTCGAGGGCAACAACCGCATCGCCGGCATCATCAAATACCTCACGCAATCGACATGGTCGCACTCCGCACTTTATGTCGGGCCGATCGACGGCGCATCCGAACCCGACGGCGAGCCGCACGTGCTGATCGAGGCCTACGTCGGCGCCGGCGTCATCACTGCGCCGCTGTCGAAATATTTCACCTATCACACCCGGATCTGCCGGCCGGTCGGACTGTCGTTCGAGGACCGCAACACCGTGTGCCGCTACGCCATCAACCGCGTCGGCTTCGGTTACGACACAAAAAACATCGTCGACCTGATCCGCTATCTGGTGCCGCTGCCGGTGCCGCAACGCTGGCGGCGGCGCATGCTTTCGCTCGGCTCCGGCGATCCCACCAAGATCATCTGCTCGGCGCTGATCGCGCAGGCGTTCGGCGCGGTGCGCTATCCGATCCTGCCGCGCATCACCCGTGCCGGCAGCCGCCAGGCTCGCCGGGAGATTCTGTACATCCGCGATTCCTCGCTCTACACGCCCCGCGACTTCGACATCTCGCCCTATTTCGAGATCATCAAGCCGACCATCGAATGCGGCTTCGACTACACCAAGCTGCACTGGGCCGATACGCCGAAGCCGCCCCGGGAGGTGGCGGACGAGAGCGATCCCTTTCCAGAGGGAGTCTTCGCGGGCGCCCGAAGCGCACTCTCCGGCGATGGAGAGATAGCGGACGTCGACGCACCGCTCGCGCCTGCCAATGAGGACGGCCGCGCGCCGGTCTCCGAGGCCGCGGAATAGCGCTCGCCTCCACGCCTCATCCTATCGGCGAACTTCTCGCGCAAACACTTGTTGTTCTGCCTCCGCATGGCCATTTCCCTTCCGTGAGAAGAGGGAGACAGAGCGATGTTTGAGGCCGCCATCCGTGCGCTTGCCGAGATTTTCTCGAGGCCGATGCGCGCGATCCTGTGGAAGTCGGTCGGCCTTGCGCTGGTGCTGATCACCGTGGTCGCCATCACGCTGCAGCGGGTGCTGAACTGGCTCGCCGGCGCGGGCGCGGTCTGGACCGAGCAAGCCGCGGGCGCAAGCTTTCATGCGGTGATCGAAACGCTCTCGTGGATTCTCTCGATCGCAGCCGGGCTCGGCATCGTGCTCGGCGCGGTGTTCCTGATGCCGGCGGTGACGTCGCTCGTCGCCAGCGTGTTCGTCGATGACGTCGCCGATCATGTCGAGCGCAAGGATTACCCGGCCGAGATGCCGGGCCACGCGCTGCCGGTCGTGCGTGCGCTGGTCGAGGGCGGCAAGACCGCTGGCCTGACCATTCTCGTCTATCTCGCGGCGCTGCCGTTCCTCTTGTTCGCGGGCATCGGCTTTGTCGTGTTCTTTCTCGCGACCGCCTGGCTGCTGGGCCGCGAATATTTCGAGCTCGCCGCAATGCGCTTCCGCACGCCTGCGGAAGCAAAGGCGATGCGAAAGCATCACGCGATGCAGGTGTTCATCGCGGGGCTGTTCATCGCGGCCTTCGTGTCGATCCCGATCGTCAACCTCGCGACGCCGCTGTTCGGCATGGCGTTCATGGTGCACATCCACAAGCGCCTGTCCGGCCCGCGGCCCGAGCTGCTGGAGCCGGAACGCCGAGCAAGCGTGCCGAGTGTGTGAGCATTCCCCCTCTTCCCGTTCTTACGGGGAGAGGGCTGGGGTGAGGGGCCATGGCTCAAACAGGTGAGGGGCCATAGCTCGAACTCGCAACCGCCCCCTCACCCGGCCGCTGCGCGGTCGACCTCTCCCCGCAAGCGGGGCGAGGTGAAGAATTTACGGATTCATAAAAACCGTCTTCTCCGGCCAGCGGCACAGATCGTTGATGATGCACACCTCGCAGCGCGGCTTGCGCGCGATACAGGTGTAGCGCCCGTGCAGAATCAGCCAGTGATGGGCGTGGCGCATGAACTCGTCCGGCACCACGCGCAGCAGCTCCATCTCGACCGCGAGCGGCGTGTCGCCGGGCGCGAGATAGGTGCGGTTGCCGACGCGGAAGAGATGCGTGTCGACCGCAATCGTCTTCTCACCGAACGCGATGTTCAGCACGACATTCGCCGTCTTGCGGCCGACGCCCGGCAACGCTTCCAGCTCCTCGCGCGTGCGCGGCACCTCGCCATCATGATTGGCGATCAACTGTTCGGACAGTGCGATGACGTTCTTCGCCTTGGCGCGATAAAGTCCGATGGTCTTGATGTGCTCGCGAAGCCCATCCTCGCCGAGCGCCAGCATTTTCTCCGGCGTGTCGGCGACCGGAAACAGGCTGCGCGTTGCCTTGTTGACGCCGGCATCCGTTGCCTGCGCCGACAGCACCACCGCAACCAGCAGCGTGAAATTGTTGAGATGCTCAAGCTCACCCTTGGGCTCGGGATTCGCGGCGCGAAACCGTGAGAAGGCTTCATGAACTTCCGCCTCGCTCCAGCGTTTGGGTCGCGTGGCGGACGCTCGTTTCTTGGCCGGAACAGCCTTCGCAGCCGTCTTGCGAACGCGAGCCTTGGTAGCCGGCTTCGCCGCTGTCTTGATCACTGTTTTGGCAGCGACCTTCTTCAGTGTTCCGGCTTGACGCGGTCGTGAGGCGGGCGGTGCTTTTCTTGACATGCGCAAGGATATACTGAAGGGCCATGACCAGCGGCAACGATTTTCAGGATTTTGACCGGCCGATCTTCACCGCGGAGTTGACGCCGCACCGCTCGCTCAGCCGCACCGGCTTCATCATCCTGATGAGTGTCCTGGTGGCGGCGAGCTTCATCTCCGGCATCCTGTTCGTGCGCATGGGCGCCTGGCCGGTGTTCGGCTTCTTCGTGCTCGACGTGGTGCTGATCTACTGGGCGTTCCGCGTGAACTACGCGCGCGCCCGCGCCTTCGAACAACTGGTGCTCACGCCTTATGAACTGCGGCTACGCCGTGTCAGCCATCGCGGCCACGCCATGGAGTGGACCTTCAACCCGCACTGGGTGCGGCTCGATGTCGAGGAACACCACGAGTTCGGTGTCGAGGGCATCTACCTCTCCGCACGCGCCCAGCGCGTCGCGGTCGGCAAGTTCCTCTCGCCCAATGAAAAGGCAAGCTTCGCCAAGGCATTGCGGCTTGCTCTGCAGGATGCCAGACGCGGTCCGACCTACAATCCGCTGAACTGAAGCGATCTCGATAGCGTCCTCCGGCTCGTCCGAAATCGGGTGGGCAACGGCAACGCGCGTGCCTAGCTTGTCGGGATGATGATACAAACCCCCATGACCATGTTTGAACCGACATCGGCGACGCCGCTGCGCAGCCAGATTGCCGAGAGCGCCGCCGGCCGCGACGCGTTGCGCGATTATGAGATCGTCCATCGCGCCATCGCCTTCATCTCCGAGCACTGGCGTGGGCAGCCGACCATCGAGGAGATGGCGGAAGCCGTCAGCGTGACGCCGGGCGAGCTGCATCATCTGTTCCGCCGCTGGGCCGGGTTGTCGCCAAAGGCTTTCATGCAGGCGGTGACGCTCGACAACGCCAAGCGGCTGCTGCGCGGCTCCGCGAGCCTGCTCGATGTCGCCTACGATTCCGGCCTCTCCGGCCCGAGCCGTCTGCACGATCTGTTCGTGACGCACGAGGCGATGTCGCCAGGCGAATGGAAGAAGGGCGGCGCGGGACTGACGCTGCGCTACGGCTTCCATCCCTCGCCGTTCGGCGTCGCCGTGGTGATCGTCACCGAGCGCGGGTTGGCTGGGCTCGCCTTCGCCGACACAGGCGGCGAGATCGAGGCGCTGCGCGACATGCAGACGCGCTGGCCGCTTGCGACCTATGTCGAGGACAGCGCCGGCACGGCCACCGTAACGCGACGCATTTTCGATTCCACGCAGTGGCGCTCTGAGCATCCGCTGCGCGTGGTGCTGATCGGCACCGACTTCGAGATCCGGGTGTGGGAGACGTTGCTGAAAATTCCGATGGGCAAGGCTACGACCTATTCCGACGTCGCCCTCACGATCAATGCGCCAAAAGCCTCGCGCGCGGTCGGCGGCGCGGTCGGGCGCAACCCGATCTCCTTCGTGGTGCCGTGCCATCGCGTGCTCGGCAAGGGCGGCGCCATCACCGGCTATCACTGGGGCCTGACGCGCAAGCGCGCGATGCTCGGCTGGGAAACGGCGCAGACCGAGACGATGGAGTAGTAACATCGTCATTGCGGGCCAACGGCCCGGCTTCGCCGGCCCGATGACAGGCTCCGCGAAGCAATTCAGTCATATTCGTACTGGATTGCTTCGTCGCTTTGATCCTCGCAATGACAAAAGGCCTCGCCTGCGGTCAAGCCGGAGGTTGCAGATCAGCCCGCGAGATCGGTCTTCGATTCCACGGTCGCATCGGCGCGGAGCCGGTAGATAATCGGCACTCCGGTTGCGAGTTCGCGCTTCAGGATCGCCTCGGGCGAAAGCCTCTCCAGCACCATGATCAGTGCACGCAGCGAATTGCCGTGCGCCGTGACGATGGTGCGCTCGCCACGCAGCACGCCCGGCAGAATTTCTTGCACGTAATAAGGCAGCGTCCGCGCCAACGTATCC encodes:
- a CDS encoding methylated-DNA--[protein]-cysteine S-methyltransferase is translated as MTMFEPTSATPLRSQIAESAAGRDALRDYEIVHRAIAFISEHWRGQPTIEEMAEAVSVTPGELHHLFRRWAGLSPKAFMQAVTLDNAKRLLRGSASLLDVAYDSGLSGPSRLHDLFVTHEAMSPGEWKKGGAGLTLRYGFHPSPFGVAVVIVTERGLAGLAFADTGGEIEALRDMQTRWPLATYVEDSAGTATVTRRIFDSTQWRSEHPLRVVLIGTDFEIRVWETLLKIPMGKATTYSDVALTINAPKASRAVGGAVGRNPISFVVPCHRVLGKGGAITGYHWGLTRKRAMLGWETAQTETME
- a CDS encoding sulfate transporter family protein, whose product is MFEAAIRALAEIFSRPMRAILWKSVGLALVLITVVAITLQRVLNWLAGAGAVWTEQAAGASFHAVIETLSWILSIAAGLGIVLGAVFLMPAVTSLVASVFVDDVADHVERKDYPAEMPGHALPVVRALVEGGKTAGLTILVYLAALPFLLFAGIGFVVFFLATAWLLGREYFELAAMRFRTPAEAKAMRKHHAMQVFIAGLFIAAFVSIPIVNLATPLFGMAFMVHIHKRLSGPRPELLEPERRASVPSV
- a CDS encoding YiiX/YebB-like N1pC/P60 family cysteine hydrolase, which codes for MGFVLDTIGKMLAGYLQREVPGYEPFTPSEPERLSHLLREGDVLLVEGNNRIAGIIKYLTQSTWSHSALYVGPIDGASEPDGEPHVLIEAYVGAGVITAPLSKYFTYHTRICRPVGLSFEDRNTVCRYAINRVGFGYDTKNIVDLIRYLVPLPVPQRWRRRMLSLGSGDPTKIICSALIAQAFGAVRYPILPRITRAGSRQARREILYIRDSSLYTPRDFDISPYFEIIKPTIECGFDYTKLHWADTPKPPREVADESDPFPEGVFAGARSALSGDGEIADVDAPLAPANEDGRAPVSEAAE
- the nth gene encoding endonuclease III → MSRKAPPASRPRQAGTLKKVAAKTVIKTAAKPATKARVRKTAAKAVPAKKRASATRPKRWSEAEVHEAFSRFRAANPEPKGELEHLNNFTLLVAVVLSAQATDAGVNKATRSLFPVADTPEKMLALGEDGLREHIKTIGLYRAKAKNVIALSEQLIANHDGEVPRTREELEALPGVGRKTANVVLNIAFGEKTIAVDTHLFRVGNRTYLAPGDTPLAVEMELLRVVPDEFMRHAHHWLILHGRYTCIARKPRCEVCIINDLCRWPEKTVFMNP
- a CDS encoding alpha/beta fold hydrolase; translation: MTQVTVDVRKPPLPERQIAATPGGTISYREAGQGPALFLLHGMNGNSRSWTQQLAAFSDSYRVIAWDAPGYGQSDPVLPEADAYAAQAAHLLDHLNVEKAHVIGHSMGGVIAERFCARHLDRAASLVLSGTHWGNAVPEGTPLAAKYARRLRELEEMSAEEYGKVRAGKMVPSSPSPSPDVLDELAGVASEMKREGLFNGGQMVEKTDNRPFLSTLRLPVLILTGSRDPVVTPQRSEAMMEYLPSARTVSLPDVGHAAYLEAPEAFNRAVREFLATVERS
- a CDS encoding flavin monoamine oxidase family protein, whose amino-acid sequence is MNLTRRELMAAAAVLAMPGVRGAARAAGLPREVDVAIIGAGAAGIAAARKISAAGKSVLMLEASPRLGGRCVTDVETFDVPFDRGARSLYASASNPLTELARSQQVDVVPAARGQRIRIGRRNARAGETEDFLALMVRVNRSMAEAVRGRADVAVAKALPQDLREWRNTVEFQLGPLSNGDDLDRFSTADLLSFAQRDPAASCRQGVGTLITRLAGSLPVALNTPVTGVRWSGRDVQLETRAGNLSARAVIVTASVNVLNTGVIKFTPDLPKRQAEALSHLSLGTRERIALDLPGNPLGLGRDEVLIEQSHSARTGLLLANTGGSSLCQVDVGGAFGRELSAEGEAAMIEFAQDWLRNLFGGDIAKVTTRASVTRWGAEPYVLGAMSVAAPGGQPSRRVLAEPLGALFFAGEALHEALGGTVAGAWISGERAADAALHKIAGAKAERPAAAKPAKKRRAPAPKARHPEPLPRSGLRWPNAGR
- a CDS encoding DUF2244 domain-containing protein, whose translation is MTSGNDFQDFDRPIFTAELTPHRSLSRTGFIILMSVLVAASFISGILFVRMGAWPVFGFFVLDVVLIYWAFRVNYARARAFEQLVLTPYELRLRRVSHRGHAMEWTFNPHWVRLDVEEHHEFGVEGIYLSARAQRVAVGKFLSPNEKASFAKALRLALQDARRGPTYNPLN